From Vitis vinifera cultivar Pinot Noir 40024 chromosome 5, ASM3070453v1, the proteins below share one genomic window:
- the LOC100245973 gene encoding uncharacterized protein LOC100245973 isoform X1 gives MRPPPGPPGPPGPPGPLFPGGFLGGFVNGLCSTVSSCFYFLCCCCLLQDCFGGPPQPAGPPGPPGPPPPPPSAPPPLAPGPPLPPGPPLGPFFGPPDPPGSPGPPGFPPGPPGPPGGPPGPPGPPGGPPGPPGPPGW, from the exons ATGAGACCACCACCCGGGCCACCAGGGCCACCCGGTCCACCTGGTCCATTATTTCCAGGGGGCTTTCTCGGTGGTTTTGTTAATGGCTTGTGCTCCACTGTATCTTCTTG CTTCTACTTCTTGTGCTGTTGCTGCCTACTGCAAGACTGCTTCGGTGGTCCTCCCCAGCCGGCTGGGCCACCTGGGCCACCTGGGCCTCCTCCCCCACCCCCTTCTGCACCTCCTCCGCTAGCACCTGGGCCTCCTCTTCCGCCTGGTCCGCCTCTGGGACCTTTTTTCGGTCCACCAGACCCACCAGGTTCTCCTGGACCACCTGGTTTCCCACCAGGACCTCCTGGCCCACCTGGTGGCCCACCAGGACCTCCTGGCCCACCTGGTGGCCCACCAGGACCTCCTGGCCCACCTGGATGGTGA
- the LOC100245973 gene encoding uncharacterized protein LOC100245973 isoform X3, translating into MRPPPGPPGPPGPPGPLFPGGFLGGFVNGLCSTVSSCFYFLCCCCLLQDCFGGPPQPAGPPGPPGPPPPPPSAPPPLAPGPPLPPGPPLGPFFGPPDPPGSPGPPGFPPGPPGPPGPPGPPGW; encoded by the exons ATGAGACCACCACCCGGGCCACCAGGGCCACCCGGTCCACCTGGTCCATTATTTCCAGGGGGCTTTCTCGGTGGTTTTGTTAATGGCTTGTGCTCCACTGTATCTTCTTG CTTCTACTTCTTGTGCTGTTGCTGCCTACTGCAAGACTGCTTCGGTGGTCCTCCCCAGCCGGCTGGGCCACCTGGGCCACCTGGGCCTCCTCCCCCACCCCCTTCTGCACCTCCTCCGCTAGCACCTGGGCCTCCTCTTCCGCCTGGTCCGCCTCTGGGACCTTTTTTCGGTCCACCAGACCCACCAGGTTCTCCTGGACCACCTGGTTTCCCACCAGGACCTCCTGGCCCAC CAGGACCTCCTGGCCCACCTGGATGGTGA
- the LOC100245973 gene encoding uncharacterized protein LOC100245973 isoform X2 translates to MACAPLYLLGFFNWGLIKISQSSQFEHYLLLLLVLLLPTARLLRWSSPAGWATWATWASSPTPFCTSSASTWASSSAWSASGTFFRSTRPTRFSWTTWFPTRTSWPTWWPTRTSWPTWWPTRTSWPTWMVTGALNF, encoded by the exons ATGGCTTGTGCTCCACTGTATCTTCTTG GTTTCTTCAACTGGGGGTTGATAAAG ATTTCACAATCATCTCAATTTGAACACTATCTA CTTCTACTTCTTGTGCTGTTGCTGCCTACTGCAAGACTGCTTCGGTGGTCCTCCCCAGCCGGCTGGGCCACCTGGGCCACCTGGGCCTCCTCCCCCACCCCCTTCTGCACCTCCTCCGCTAGCACCTGGGCCTCCTCTTCCGCCTGGTCCGCCTCTGGGACCTTTTTTCGGTCCACCAGACCCACCAGGTTCTCCTGGACCACCTGGTTTCCCACCAGGACCTCCTGGCCCACCTGGTGGCCCACCAGGACCTCCTGGCCCACCTGGTGGCCCACCAGGACCTCCTGGCCCACCTGGATGGTGACAGGGGCCCTCAACTTCTAA